AAAATTTTATAACAAAGAATTATTTTTCAGATTTCATACTTATTCAATTTTCGGTTATTATAAATTGAAAAATCACAAAACAAGTCCAATAATAATTGCACATCAATAATCATTATACATTTCAACCAATTGATTATTATTTCGAAAATATGCAACAATAAATTTTTAggttaaaaattcaaattccaAAATTCATATACATCATAAGATAATATTATTGCAACTTGAATAATAACatctaaatatttaatataattttagagtcgttgaattttttttatctcaaaGTTGCATAATTTCATAGCATACGACAATAAACAACTCATAAACAATaatgagttatgatttatgagaattgttttatttttaatttttaaacatgagactaaaaaaattaaaaaaataaaacttataaaaaatttgttttaatattaatatgggctgaaaaaacataaaatataaaattcctaattaaatttttttatatataaaaagtaGGTGGCTAGGGTGGGCTCCAGCCCCTGCCACTAACTCTCAAATGATTGACTAAACCAATACGAAAATTCGGTCATAAAAACTATGATGCACAAGCAGCAACAACAAAAAACATAACATAAACGCCAAACGAAAAGACTGAATTAGGGTTTCACCTTTAGCATATATTTGAGCTGAACAAAATACATAAACTTCGAGTTAGTACCACCTTAAAAACGCGGAAGAGTTCACTAATTCAACAAGAACTAGCTCGCATTATACTGCTAATCGATTGATTCAAACGCAAAACTATCACACATCAAAAGTCGAAACAAAATCACAAAAGAAACGATCATTTGATTGATCCAGCAAATTATGATGAAATAAGGGACTCGATTAAAGTTTTTTTCAGCAAAATTTGTAGATAAGCTTCGTCGATTTGATACTGAGCAGAAGAGGAAAATTTCGAGACTGCTTGTGGACTCTGGTTTACAACGGGTGGCTTGAACTGGGAATGGGTGAGGTACGGAAAATCTACTGAAACTTTTCTAGTATGACTCCCTCCGTCAAATTTTCacataaatttaaaaagttATCCATTtcatgttttaattgcattaaaatttgtttaaaaaaaagtaaattGGTAAAAGAAAATATCAAATATGACAATTAGATTATATAATTAagacaaataaataaaatagcaCTTAAATATATGCGACGGAAAGAATGTTTATCCAATCCGACTCGATTTTCCGAAAGGCATcactttattatttatttatttatttatttacgaAGCATGTATAAAAATACTTTCAATAAATTGTAAATAGTTTTACACAAGAAGAATTTTATTACAAGgttggaaaataaaaaaatcattagaATTTTCCGTCCCAAAGTCAAAGTCAACCAGTACAATGGTACCATACTTAGAGCCCGTTTGATATAAGAAGCTACAATTAAAaaagtgatttttttttaaaaaaaagtgcttttttaatttttaacttgTTTGGGTGGGCTTCTAGTGTTTAAAAAAGCACTTATTTAAGTTGAAATTAGAGCTTTTTTAAAAGCCCTATTTTAGAGCTTTTTTCACTAGCTTTTTTCATAACCTAAAAAAACATGGTTATTAACAATTGTTTTTATGGTTTTTAagatttcaatattttattgttttggtatggatttaattatttatatttatacatCACACTTGTTTAGAAATCcgttataatatttatatatatatatatatatatatatatattaatgagTTAAAAAACACTTTAATGATATGTATCCAAGcacatttattaatttaaaatttacttaaaaaaacatttttaaaaaccAACTTAAAAAATCacttttttaatcaaaaaaaaCTTTTGATATCAAACGGCTCTCAGAGTCTACGCGCAAGGTAAGGAAAGAATCAGATAGAGGCAAAGCTGGGAGAAACGTCGTCGCGTCAAATATCGATCTGAGAAATGTACGGCTACACAAGCATGAGTGGTAGTGGCGGCGACGACGGGATGAAGGTTGGCGATATTGATCTGGAATCCGGTGAGCTGCTGTACCCCGGCATTGGGTACGGTGAGAATCAACTCCGATGGGGATTCATTCGCAAAGTCTACGGTATATTGACGGTGCAGATCGTCCTCACCACCGCCGTGTCTGCTATTACTGTTCTGTATGCTCCCATTAACGATCTTCTCCGAGGAAATTCTGTCTTGTTGCTCTTTCTCCTCTTCACCCCGTTCCTTTGTAAGCATGTCACTGATACTTTAAACCTTCGATTTAGTCTACgtgaaaaatattaaattaaaaatgtttttgaatCATAGTTTTCTAACGATATTTTTAGTCTACGTGAAAAAGTTATAAGCCTATGTATGAATATAGTATATTtaacataatattataattcgAACTTTAAATTATTTGTAATAATTTAAAGAgttggtctcatgtgagaccgtctcacggatcataatctgtgagacgagttaaccctacccatattcacaataaaaagtaatactcttagcataaaaagtaatacttttacatgggtgacccaaataagagatatgtctcacaaatacgacccgtgagaccgtctcacacaaatttttgcgtAATTTAAATTAGAAATCCAATTCTTTTTGACAACTAGAGTAGAATATATCTGTTTTTAAACATAATAGAAGATATCTTTCTAGGtgaacataatatacatgtgaaataaaatatatttgctCTAAAATAAGTAAAAGTTTAGAAgaataaattattcaaattaattatttatttgtcTAACAAATCatacataattaattattaatttattttttctttgattttagaattatCCAGTTATCCTTTAAAATTTTATAGTAAAATAAATTCGTATCGTATATATAAAACGTGCTCCTCCGGAACCGACATCGATCCGTGTAGAGTATTTCTCTTCTCTCAAACTTCCAATACCAGTATCTGAACCGAGAATCAAACAGGAAAGCGTAAATGCAGAGTGGTTGCAGCATCTGAGCTTTGTGTATTTTCGATAATCAGGTCACTGTTGTTTTCTCAAGGTAGTGTTTTTCTTACTGTCTCGCTTTTTCTTCGTATTTTTTGAATTTGTGATGTAAAAGATCCAGTGATGAATTCAATGTttcaatattttgaaaataaacgaCAGGAAGTTTCCGGTGGTGGAGTGAAGGTGGCTCGTGGCATGCGACAGGAAAGTGAAGATAATTTTAAGTATAATCCCTTGCCTTGTGAATCGGAGTTAGCTGCTGCTTTCATTGATCGCAAAAAGAGGTTAATCCGAAACGTTTAGCAGAAATTGATTCTTTCTTTGAACTGTGTACGCGGAAAGTTCTGTTTTTGTTTATTCAATATTTCACATTTTATTGGAAAATAAAGCGAATAACGTCAGTTTTGACCTCGCTCTATTAATCAGGTCTATATTTTGAGGGCGGTGTTTGCTGGAATTGCTGTAGTTATGAGTTTTCACATACTCGAGTTGTCTATATTTGTTAACCAGCAAAGTAtctctttctttttatttttcctaCTGTAAAAAGTTCAAACCATCACATTTACTTCGGCGCTGTTGAGAAAATTTCTTGTGCGTTACTAAATTTTTGTGATGTTCACCATTGATCTGAATCAAATAGTCTGGTGGACACGGGCGGAGCCATGTACTGCCTGGGGGATTGTTTTTTCCCGATATTTTCCGTACATAAAATTTTGTTAAATTTTCGGATAGCTCGAGACTCTATTTGTCAATATTAACTCATCCATGATTTAGAAAATTCTAGTGTATATATTATATCAGTACATGGGAACATGTGGATGTATGGTTTTAGTTATCTTGTGTTTCTAATTCTACTGGGGTGGTGGTTGTATAAGCACTCTCATGTCACTCGCAAGTACAAGTGTATATATTATATCAGTATATTGTGTCCTGATTTTGCATTGAAAGCGTTCCTGACttatttttaagttatttaactattattgctatgttattctgCATAAGTGGCCTCTCGTTGTTGGTAACAAGAAAATTTGTGTTATTCTTTTATGGtggttaattatttttttagggGAAGATATGGTAGCAGGAAGTCATCATTCCATCATGATAACTAGTAATAAGATCTATTTGGATTGTCATTTTATTCGATTTGGCTTACAGATCAACTTTACATTCCttaaatttgtgtgtgatgtgttatttatttttcagtTTGTTAGTTGGAGTTGAACTCATCCAGTTGAATTTCTTGTGATCCTTTTGGCGGTGGTTAGGCATTGGCCATAGAATATATGGCTGTAGTTATTTTTTTCCAGTATGAGGTTATATTTTCAATTTCTTATTGATATCATACATGTGATGTATTATGTAAGTACTTGGGCATATTAGCATTTCATAACTGATTGATTAAATAAATTCAGGGAGGGGTCTGGTCGTGGATTCGGTCTTTGTTTAAGACAGTTTACTAAAGGATCAGATTCATGGGTTGATGATCCAATTACTCGTTACTTAACTAGCTTGTATATCAATAATGAAGAGAAATCGGAGATTTATCTCTTGTGGCCTCTGGTCTTACACTTGAAAGGTCCATATACTGTACTTGTTTTGCCTCTTATTGAGCCTCATCGTTTGAAGACCTATTCAAAAAGGTGCAATAGTTCTGACCGTGGGAGTGCTATCAGAGAGCAAGAGAATATTTCTTAAATCCTTCTTGAACTTCCATCCATCACAGGGTATGGTAAGTTTTACTCTTTAGGTGTTAATGTGTCTTTTTCTCATTTCCTTTTTATGCCATGAATTTGTGTATGCGAATGTAGTACTCCCCACCCTTCCTGGTGTGTTTTCTTCTGGTACATTTGGACTTACATGTTCAAAGATGTTTGCATGTCAGCTTCTTCCTTTGGAGTGGATGTTTGTATGTGGTGCATACAAATTATATACCACTTGTGATTTAGTTGCTACTTGCTAGTTCGATTTAGGGGCTTatcaattgttttttttttttggtgattATTGCTTAATCAATCAGTGTTTCAGTTAATGGCTTTGGTTTCATGCTATTTCTTTCTTAtcttctatttttttaatttttaatttgttgTGAGCTGAAATTAGAAATAGTTGTTGGCATAAATCTGTTTTAATTTTCTAAAGCGCGCAAGCTTAAAGTCaagatttgaaatttttatttaaacccAAAAATTCGAACTATTTAACTCTATGATAGTTTAAATTATGCATTCATTTAACACGTAGAGATGGACAGGGTAATTGTTCGGAGTTTTGCTGTTAAATTTAATTTGAGACAAAAATCTGCTTGTTTCGTGTTAAGAGCTTGAAATTTATGGTTAAAGTTTTGCTTTAGTATAATTTGAGTTGTCGACTTAAACAAAGACGGCTCCAAAATTCACAGCAACACACACAAACTTACAACTAGCATAATTTGTGAGGCACTATAATTTCAGACAATTACAGAGATTATAATGAACAAAAACAACTACCTGTGTCCTAATTTAAGAAAAAAGGAATGAAAAGCTATGCTAATCCTGAACTTTATAATGCAAAATGGAGAAACCTGTTCACCTCCATTCCCAATTGCTAGCACCATTTACTCTCTAGTAAATCCATCCGTTCCTTTACCGAAAATCTACACTTTGTGTCACTCTCTTATCTTATACATACAAAGAGTTTGAAACTAGTTCAAATTCTATGAATAAATCGATATCTCATCTCACATCTTGTGTATATTACGTCATTTTGTGTTAAATTTCTTATTATAACCGTATTACAAAGGCACATGACATGTGAATGAAAATGGAGACGATATActgattttatatcagaatttgGATTACCCATATGGTTCTTGACAATCAAGTCAGACCATCATTAGTCTTCTAACGCAACACGAGAGGAACGGTAGAGATCGTATGGCGCCCACAGGTAATCGACGGTGCATGTCCTCCTTGAGTCCAATCTCAACCAGGGTTTACCTTTACCACTCCAATGTAGGAGGCTGATTGGGCCAGGGTGAAGTCCTCTACATTTGCCTTCTAAATTGTCTCCCCCTAAACCGTGCTGATTCCACCTATGATCCACTGGCTTAATGTTACCTGCAAAAATAAGTAAAATAGGAGGCAATGATCCCAAATGATATATTCTTTTTTGCTTTTGTACCGCCATCCATTCCTCTACCTTCTGGGTGTATCCTCCTTTCCTCCACTGATCGACATCCACCACCATTACACCGGTGTTAAAATAGCATGGATGCCGTCCCTCAAAAGTCCTAGACAAATTCACGTCCGACCAAAAAGCGTCGGTgaaataatttgtgaaatttgcATGGCAGTACTCCGGTGCGGCCAACACCTTGTTGCCTAAATCTACACCCCATAGTTTTGCTATATCATCCACGACTATGATGTCTGAATCTAAATATATCACACGTCCTACATCTATAGGGAGGATGTCAGACATGTATATTCGTGCATAATTTAGGGGTTGGTCCAGGGCTTGCCTTATAGATTTAGATATCTTCCCACGAACCCTATTTGAATCAAAATGATACATCTTGAAGGTGAGGTAAGGGAAGGTGGACTTgatcaaagaaaatatttctagCTCGAGATGGGCAGATAGGAAGTGGAATGAGACATTCTCCGGGCACGTGGAATGCTGCAAGATTGATAACACCGCTGCAATCGTTCCTCTAATGTAATTTGAATCAAGAGGCATGACAATGTGGATTATGTCATCTTTATCCGAGCTGCATGTATCACCATTGCGAAATGCCGGTGCTTCCCGAAAGGCAGGAATGGTGGTGGCAGAAGGCGTTGGTTTTTGGACAATGTGGAGGCGGATGGCAGCGGCAGTGTTTGTGGTggggtggaggaggaggagagaCAGGAGGCCGAGGAGGGGGAAATGAGAAGAATGGGAGCTCCAAAAGGCCATCCTGTCTAAAATTAGAACTtttattgtttgtttttttgGTTTTGTATTGTGGTTAGGGGCTTTATATTTGGGGGGGAAATCTATGTCTAATAAGTAACCAATAGAAGTCGGTAGTTGAGTTTTGTGAATATAAGAGAGAGGTGTACGAAATTTTTGGAGGCAAAGAAGGAAAATCGGATTCTTGTTTGACTGTGGAAGACTTTGGTTAAATTTGGTGGAATGGGAAATTAGGAACaatatttattcggtttaaTAACTAAAAGCGATGAAACCCTTTCGTTTACCGTCCATTTATGTCGTACAGAGGGAAAATAATTAAACCccctttttaatttatatagcAAGTGAATTATCAACCTCATGTGTGCAAATGTTGTACCATCATTAAACTGAATATTCCTTTGGTAGTTGAATATATGTGTAAATTGGTTGCAATTAAGGAGGTAAACGAATCAAATCATTCACGAGCTATTCGGAGCTCGGTTCGATAAAAAGCGCgtttgagttcgtttgttaatcatatcaaatcaagcTCGAGATCGACAaattaatcaaatcaaactcaagTACAAGATTATttggctcgtgagctcgcaaaTATGTTAGTTAATTGACTAGCGAGCTTGTTTTAGATGAAGTGAATCTCACGTTCTTACCGGAACGTTAAAAGATTGTCTCAACGTAActgaaaattatttatttatctttaCATTAGGCTGACCGTGACAGGTCCAAATTCAATTTtatatatgacaaaaacttgtgtgagatggtctcacgggtcgtatttgtgagacgaatctcttatttgggtcacccatgaaaaagtattactttttatgctaagagtattacttttttattgtgaatatggatagagttgatccgtctcatagattatgatcctgtgagacggtctcacatgagacctactctttataTATTACACATATATTGGAGTTTGACTAAAAGATAATGTTACTACTGTATTAGAGTCCGAGACAATTTATTTATTgagaaagcaaaaaaaaaaaaaaaagagagagtcAGAAACCATATTTATTATGTAAATTAGTTTTTAAGGCTTGAAATGAATATGCAAGGAATAATATTGTAACCATTGAAATTAAGAATcgtaaatattaaaaattagtgtgtgataatgtatttatttctggattattttcaaataagttctataaataggtctctcaatttatgaagaaaaacacaattgagtagacaaaattttataaagtgtgtagtttaatatattttgagaatctgagatttttactttttacaatAATTTCAATTCGTTAACAATCATCATTGATTACATAAAAAGTCAAATCTAAATTTAGTGTGTAACATTACCAAATTCTATTTACTATTTAATtgattgagttttttttttttttaaagtgatagagacattttttaaaaaaattaaatatattaattaaactgAAAAGAAGATCATCTGTATAACTTCGCCTTTTAAATTAGACATAGAACCGACCGGTCTAGCCAAAACACGAGTATATTTATTAACAAAGATCTTCAACAATCAAACCCTGGCCGGAAGAGTCAAAAGACCGTAGAGGCACTTGTTTGCTGATAAATTGCAATCAACTCAATTTATGGGCTTTTCGGGTTTTCTCTATTTGGGCCGTGTGAAGATGGCTTTATTCCACAATCTGAGCTTACAAATAAAGCCCAATTCGTTATTGGAAGGGGAAAAGATTCTATAGCTTAATGTATTTTAATGTTCAGATAatttagatttaaaaaaaaaaaaaagaaattcgAAATTGGTATATAGCAAGTGTATAGTATGCGTCATCAATCTTATAATTGAAAGATTACAAAACTAATTGCAATTTAAATGTAATCATTGCCCCCATTTCTAATTCATTCATGCAGaacattaatatattttaaactcaATCatgtttttaatataaaaaattaaccaTTGGAATCTGAATTAAAATCTTAATCAATATATTGTTTGAAAGAACTACATGCGTAAATGACCACTATGTTGGACCACACCAACTTTTGAAAATTCTAATTTGGCCATTCATGGTTTTCCTGAATTAAAGTTTCTTCCCTCTACATTCGTATTCTAAGTTCTCATTTCCAAGAATCAAGGCACTCTAGTCTAGGCATACATGATATTTTAACCGGTTTACTAAACGCTTGGCCAACATCCTAGCATCAAAAAGAATATCCGTTACAGAACGTATACGTTTATTTCCTTTCGTTGATTCCTCCTAAATCGCATTGATTCATATAGATTTGAACAGAAGTCTCATATCTTCGGATACCAATGTTTTCTTTCATCTAGATTAAGTCGAAGcaccaaataaataataataataataattacgaGTTTCCACTTTAAAACGAGAAAGTGCAATATAAATTATGTAGCTATTTAGTTTTTTTATATGATGTTGATGTGACACGTTCACGGAGGATCCCACATGACTCCTATGTAGCACTGATGAGCGTAATGTCACATCAATACTTCAAAAAAAATGACtataattgtcaaaaattgaaagatacgtgactaataaaaaaaactaatatcgcaaaaaaaaaaaaaa
This region of Primulina eburnea isolate SZY01 chromosome 14, ASM2296580v1, whole genome shotgun sequence genomic DNA includes:
- the LOC140812947 gene encoding probable galacturonosyltransferase-like 4 isoform X2 encodes the protein MAFWSSHSSHFPLLGLLSLLLLHPTTNTAAAIRLHIVQKPTPSATTIPAFREAPAFRNGDTCSSDKDDIIHIVMPLDSNYIRGTIAAVLSILQHSTCPENVSFHFLSAHLELEIFSLIKSTFPYLTFKMYHFDSNRVRGKISKSIRQALDQPLNYARIYMSDILPIDVGRVIYLDSDIIVVDDIAKLWGVDLGNKVLAAPEYCHANFTNYFTDAFWSDVNLSRTFEGRHPCYFNTGVMVVDVDQWRKGGYTQKVTLSQWIIGGISTV
- the LOC140812947 gene encoding probable galacturonosyltransferase-like 4 isoform X1 — protein: MAFWSSHSSHFPLLGLLSLLLLHPTTNTAAAIRLHIVQKPTPSATTIPAFREAPAFRNGDTCSSDKDDIIHIVMPLDSNYIRGTIAAVLSILQHSTCPENVSFHFLSAHLELEIFSLIKSTFPYLTFKMYHFDSNRVRGKISKSIRQALDQPLNYARIYMSDILPIDVGRVIYLDSDIIVVDDIAKLWGVDLGNKVLAAPEYCHANFTNYFTDAFWSDVNLSRTFEGRHPCYFNTGVMVVDVDQWRKGGYTQKVEEWMAVQKQKRIYHLGSLPPILLIFAGNIKPVDHRWNQHGLGGDNLEGKCRGLHPGPISLLHWSGKGKPWLRLDSRRTCTVDYLWAPYDLYRSSRVALED